The Bubalus bubalis isolate 160015118507 breed Murrah chromosome 1, NDDB_SH_1, whole genome shotgun sequence genome includes a region encoding these proteins:
- the NKX6-3 gene encoding homeobox protein Nkx-6.3, protein MESNLQGPFLLNNTPLAQFSEMKAPVCQYSMQNSFYKLSPPGLGPQLPAGTPHGITDILSRPVAAPNSSLLPGYPHVAGFGGLGSQGVYYGPQVGSFSKAGSEYPTRTRNCWADAGQDWRGGRQCGSTPDPLGDSIHKKKHTRPTFTGHQIFALEKTFEQTKYLAGPERARLAYSLGMTESQVKVWFQNRRTKWRKKSALEPSSSTPRAPGSAGAGGERAASETEDDEYNKPLDPDSDDEKIRLLLRKHRAAFSVLGLGAHGV, encoded by the exons ATGGAGTCCAACCTGCAGGGCCCCTTCCTGCTGAACAACACGCCGCTGGCCCAGTTCTCGGAGATGAAGGCACCTGTGTGCCAGTACTCCATGCAGAACTCCTTCTACAAGCTCAGCCCCCCGGGCTTGGGTCCCCAGCTACCGGCAGGGACCCCCCACGGCATCACGGACATCCTGAGCAGGCCCGTGGCTGCGCCCAACAGCAGCCTCCTGCCCGGCTACCCCCACGTGGCCGGCTTCGGTGGCCTCGGCTCCCAGGGGGTCTACTACGGCCCCCAGGTGGGGAGCTTCTCCAAGGCGGGGAGCGAATACCCTACCCGGACCCGGAACTGCTGGGCGGACGCGGGCCAGGACTGGCGAGGCGGGCGGCAGTGCGGCAGCA CCCCGGACCCCCTCGGCGACAGCATCCACAAGAAAAAGCACACCCGGCCCACCTTCACGGGCCACCAGATCTTCGCcctggagaagacctttgagcaGACCAAGTACTTGGCTGGCCCCGAGAGGGCGCGGCTGGCGTACTCGCTGGGGATGACTGAGTCGCAGGTCAAG GTGTGGTTCCAGAACCGGAGGACCAAGTGGCGGAAGAAGAGCGCCCTGGAGCCCTCTTCGTCCACGCCCCGGGCCCCGGGCAGCGCGGGCGCGGGTGGAGAGCGCGCGGCCTCGGAGACCGAGGACGACGAGTATAACAAGCCCCTAGACCCCGACTCGGACGACGAGAAGATTCGGCTGCTGCTGCGCAAGCATCGCGCCGCCTTCTCGGTGCTCGGCCTGGGTGCGCACGGCGTCTGA